A single genomic interval of Ovis aries strain OAR_USU_Benz2616 breed Rambouillet chromosome 9, ARS-UI_Ramb_v3.0, whole genome shotgun sequence harbors:
- the LOC101110150 gene encoding testis-specific serine/threonine-protein kinase 5-like isoform X1, which yields MKAASRQKLDQRAFLEQVHECRDNGYLLSSKKIGSGAFSKVYLAYATQERMRHNCKLASDLRGKCHTMVQLYETFANSRRTYLVLELAAHGNLLEHINAMSAHHHCPGLEEEEARRLLWQLVSAVAHCHNLGIVHRDLKCENILLDDRGCLKLSDFGFANWSGLKNSLLSTFCGSVAYTAPEILMSKKYNGKQADLWSLGVTLYAMVTGKLPFKECQPHRMLYLMRRGPTFQPGLSPECQDLIRGLLQLHPRARLGLQQVATHHWMLPAAHALFCTTLCAIPEKTEKPQLRTSLHNVEPNADSDPPRSLLQLWRPQLQGTSCESASGPAPEPPGACPRQGADSAGLELWSTETAGRTVGRSRHPLLLCSIRSVPGHYPVS from the exons ATGAAGGCTGCCAGCAGGCAGAAGCTGGACCAGAGAGCATTTCTGGAGCAGGTGCATGAATGCAGGGACAATGGCTACCTGCTGTCCTCCAAGAAGATTGGTTCTGGGGCCTTCTCCAAAGTCTACCTGGCCTACGCCACGCAGGAGCGCATGCGGCACAACTGCAAGCTGGCCTCTGACCTGCGGGGCAAGTGCCACACCATG GTGCAGCTGTATGAGACCTTCGCGAACAGCCGGCGCACCTACTTGGTATTGGAGCTGGCAGCCCACGGCAACCTGCTGGAGCACATCAATGCCATGTCTGCTCACCACCACTGCCCgggactggaggaggaggaggcccgcAGGCTGTTGTGGCAGCTCGTCAGCGCCGTGGCGCACTGCCACAACTTAGGCATCGTGCACCG GGACTTGAAGTGTGAGAACATCCTGCTAGATGACAGAGGCTGCCTAAAGCTGAGTG ACTTTGGCTTTGCCAATTGGTCCGGGCTCAAGAACTCATTGCTGAGCACCTTCTGCGGGTCTGTGGCCTACACAGCCCCAGAGATCCTCATGAGCAAGAAGTACAACGGGAAGCAGGCCGACCTGTGGAGCCT AGGTGTCACCCTCTACGCCATGGTGACTGGGAAGCTGCCCTTCAAGGAGTGCCAGCCCCACCGAATGCTGTACCTGATGCGCCGGGGCCCCACCTTCCAGCCAGGCCTGTCCCCAG AGTGCCAGGACCTGATCCGAGGCCTACTCCAGCTGCACCCACGAGCTCGCCTGGGCCTGCAGCAGGTGGCCACCCACCACTGGATGCTGCCTGCTGCACACGCGCTCTTCTGCACCACACTCTGCGCTATACCAG AAAAAACAGAGAAGCCCCAGCTCCGAACATCACTGCACAATGTGGAGCCCAATGCGGACTCTGATCCCCCAAGGTCGCTCCTGCAACTGTGGCGGCCCCAGCTACAGGGCACCTCTTGTGAGAGTGCCTCTGGTCCGGCGCCTGAGCCCCCAGGGGCTTGCCCAAGACAAGGTGCAGACTCTGCCGGGCTTGAGCTCTGGAGCACGGAGACGGCCGGTCGCACCGTGGGTCGCTCCAGGCATCCACTGTTGCTGTGCTCCATCCGGAGTGTGCCTGGGCACTACCCGGTTAGCTGA
- the LOC101110150 gene encoding testis-specific serine/threonine-protein kinase 5-like isoform X2, translated as MKAASRQKLDQRAFLEQVHECRDNGYLLSSKKIGSGAFSKVYLAYATQERMRHNCKLASDLRGKCHTMVAIKIVSTAEAPAEFCKFLPREISSLNATYKHLNVVQLYETFANSRRTYLVLELAAHGNLLEHINAMSAHHHCPGLEEEEARRLLWQLVSAVAHCHNLGIVHRDLKCENILLDDRGCLKLSDFGFANWSGLKNSLLSTFCGSVAYTAPEILMSKKYNGKQADLWSLGVTLYAMVTGKLPFKECQPHRMLYLMRRGPTFQPGLSPECQDLIRGLLQLHPRARLGLQQVATHHWMLPAAHALFCTTLCAIPEKTEKPQLRTSLHNVEPNADSDPPRSLLQLWRPQLQGTSCESASGPAPEPPGACPRQGADSAGLELWSTETAGRTVGRSRHPLLLCSIRSVPGHYPVS; from the exons ATGAAGGCTGCCAGCAGGCAGAAGCTGGACCAGAGAGCATTTCTGGAGCAGGTGCATGAATGCAGGGACAATGGCTACCTGCTGTCCTCCAAGAAGATTGGTTCTGGGGCCTTCTCCAAAGTCTACCTGGCCTACGCCACGCAGGAGCGCATGCGGCACAACTGCAAGCTGGCCTCTGACCTGCGGGGCAAGTGCCACACCATG GTAGCTATCAAGATCGTCTCCACTGCGGAGGCCCCTGCAGAGTTCTGCAAGTTCCTGCCCCGTGAGATTTCATCACTCAATGCTACCTACAAGCACCTGAATGTG GTGCAGCTGTATGAGACCTTCGCGAACAGCCGGCGCACCTACTTGGTATTGGAGCTGGCAGCCCACGGCAACCTGCTGGAGCACATCAATGCCATGTCTGCTCACCACCACTGCCCgggactggaggaggaggaggcccgcAGGCTGTTGTGGCAGCTCGTCAGCGCCGTGGCGCACTGCCACAACTTAGGCATCGTGCACCG GGACTTGAAGTGTGAGAACATCCTGCTAGATGACAGAGGCTGCCTAAAGCTGAGTG ACTTTGGCTTTGCCAATTGGTCCGGGCTCAAGAACTCATTGCTGAGCACCTTCTGCGGGTCTGTGGCCTACACAGCCCCAGAGATCCTCATGAGCAAGAAGTACAACGGGAAGCAGGCCGACCTGTGGAGCCT AGGTGTCACCCTCTACGCCATGGTGACTGGGAAGCTGCCCTTCAAGGAGTGCCAGCCCCACCGAATGCTGTACCTGATGCGCCGGGGCCCCACCTTCCAGCCAGGCCTGTCCCCAG AGTGCCAGGACCTGATCCGAGGCCTACTCCAGCTGCACCCACGAGCTCGCCTGGGCCTGCAGCAGGTGGCCACCCACCACTGGATGCTGCCTGCTGCACACGCGCTCTTCTGCACCACACTCTGCGCTATACCAG AAAAAACAGAGAAGCCCCAGCTCCGAACATCACTGCACAATGTGGAGCCCAATGCGGACTCTGATCCCCCAAGGTCGCTCCTGCAACTGTGGCGGCCCCAGCTACAGGGCACCTCTTGTGAGAGTGCCTCTGGTCCGGCGCCTGAGCCCCCAGGGGCTTGCCCAAGACAAGGTGCAGACTCTGCCGGGCTTGAGCTCTGGAGCACGGAGACGGCCGGTCGCACCGTGGGTCGCTCCAGGCATCCACTGTTGCTGTGCTCCATCCGGAGTGTGCCTGGGCACTACCCGGTTAGCTGA